In the Macrobrachium rosenbergii isolate ZJJX-2024 chromosome 23, ASM4041242v1, whole genome shotgun sequence genome, one interval contains:
- the LOC136851323 gene encoding uncharacterized protein — protein sequence MNFANEIKNETGEAINDHVGFSISHDDIWCHGKEEKYTAKEEDEPQGYESSRTIRDLIGKEIPEHIPEPTIVQVERNGLHKMVAFGVETTSLAWDCDIIQLTCSDLLHGRTNFCTYIMSSKPIQTQSSEVNGLTIVNGILKQNGNIVQTVSLEEGVLQFIEHLQENTILISHNTYCFQSHHLIRNILHEKKFLLERLQEKVIGFSDSYKIYLDLFPRYGPKELPSYKLWNLISYFSKGFKNPAFQKPAHGKDNLMKIRNLAELLRFHNLTDEKRLMMIYQFSMTFDSVVDVVKYRNTIKKNEKTFADMVQEKYLSKKMAQTMARSGLTLQHLRRAYEYGGLDCLIELLNPRITKNRKVIGKIYAYCKKMI from the exons ATGAATTTtgccaatgaaataaaaaatgagacagGTGAGGCCATCAATGATCATGTTGGTTTTAGCATTTCCCATGATGACATATGGTGCCatgggaaagaagaaaagtataCTGCAAAAGAGGAGGATGAACCACAGGGCTATGAGTCATCAAGAACCATTAGGGATCTCATAGGAAAAGAGATTCCTGAACACATACCTGAACCAACGATAGTACAGGTGGAAAGGAATGGGCTTCATAAGATGGTGGCCTTCGGGGTAGAGACAACTTCTTTGG CCTGGGACTGCGACATTATTCAGCTAACTTGCAGCGACCTCCTACATGGGAGAACGAACTTCTGCACTTACATCATGTCATCAAAACCCATCCAAACGCAATCCTCGGAAGTCAATGGGTTAACCATCGTCAATGGCATTTTGAAACAGAACGGAAATATTGTCCAAACCGTCTCTTTAGAAGAAGGAGTATTGCAGTTCATCGAGCATCTGCAAGAAAACACCATACTGATTTCTCACAACACCTACTGTTTCCAGTCACACCATCTAATCAGGAACATCcttcatgaaaagaaatttttactgGAACGACTTCAAGAGAAAGTCATTGGATTTTCTGACAGTTATAAGATCTACTTAGATCTTTTCCCCAGATATGGGCCAAAAGAACTCCCTTCTTACAAGCTTTGGAATcttatcagttatttttccaaGGGTTTTAAGAACCCAGCTTTCCAAAAGCCAGCCCATGGCAAGGACAACCTGATGAAAATCAGAAATCTTGCAGAACTCCTTCGCTTCCACAACCTCACAGACGAGAAACGACTCATGATGATCTACCAATTCAGCATGACATTTGATTCCGTTGTCGATGTCGTTAAGTATCggaatacaataaagaaaaatgaaaagacgtTTGCAGATATGGTTCAGGAGAAATATTTGAGTAAGAAGATGGCCCAAACCATGGCGAGGTCTGGTCTCACTCTGCAGCATCTTCGGCGAGCGTATGAATATGGTGGGCTTGATTGCCTTATCGAGTTGCTAAATCCTAGAATAACCAAAAATCGCAAAGTGATTGGAAAAATTTATGCTTACTGTAAAAAGATGATTTAA